The Cellulomonas wangleii genome includes a region encoding these proteins:
- a CDS encoding type II secretion system F family protein has product MTVLLILVGVAAASVLLVVGIADISFVHSRRRAIVEGVVDENPASWNARVDAWDRSFVQTRPGRWVSRQLVLAGEERSPSLVAAVTLASGAVTAWLLSVALAPAFGVLGVVAMVVGLRTWLGRTRQRRNEQFISQMPELARVLSNATSAGLSIAAAIGVAAGELTAPAGPELRRVADRLRFGVALDTAIEELQERLPSREVAVLSSTLLVSARSGGSLVTALRDIADTLEQRKETRREVRTVLAQATATGYTVVGMGFGILVLLNVIQPGTVERMTQEWLGRGALLVGGGLLVGGALVIRRMTRFPS; this is encoded by the coding sequence GTGACGGTCCTGCTCATCCTCGTCGGCGTCGCGGCGGCCTCGGTGCTGCTCGTCGTCGGCATCGCCGACATCTCCTTCGTGCACAGCCGGCGCCGCGCGATCGTCGAGGGTGTGGTCGACGAGAACCCCGCGTCCTGGAACGCGCGCGTCGACGCGTGGGACCGGTCGTTCGTCCAGACCCGCCCCGGGCGGTGGGTCAGCCGCCAGCTCGTCCTCGCGGGCGAGGAGCGCTCGCCCTCCCTGGTCGCCGCGGTGACGCTCGCCTCGGGTGCCGTCACGGCCTGGCTGCTGTCGGTGGCGCTCGCGCCCGCGTTCGGTGTGCTGGGCGTCGTCGCGATGGTCGTCGGCCTGCGCACGTGGCTGGGCCGCACGCGCCAGCGCCGCAACGAGCAGTTCATCTCCCAGATGCCCGAGCTCGCGCGCGTGCTGTCGAACGCGACGAGCGCCGGCCTGTCGATCGCGGCCGCGATCGGCGTCGCCGCGGGCGAGCTGACCGCCCCGGCCGGGCCCGAGCTGCGGCGCGTGGCCGACCGGCTGCGGTTCGGCGTCGCGCTGGACACCGCGATCGAGGAGCTCCAGGAGCGGCTGCCCTCGCGCGAGGTCGCGGTCCTGAGCTCGACCCTGCTCGTCTCGGCCCGCAGCGGCGGGTCCCTCGTGACCGCGCTGCGCGACATCGCCGACACGCTGGAGCAGCGCAAGGAGACGCGCCGCGAGGTGCGCACGGTGCTCGCGCAGGCCACGGCCACCGGCTACACGGTCGTCGGCATGGGCTTCGGCATCCTCGTGCTCCTCAACGTCATCCAGCCCGGCACCGTCGAGCGCATGACGCAGGAGTGGCTGGGCCGCGGTGCGCTGCTCGTGGGCGGAGGGCTGCTCGTGGGCGGCGCACTCGTGATCCGCCGGATGACGAGGTTCCCGTCATGA
- a CDS encoding type II secretion system F family protein, producing the protein MTAGTVLLLSGGLAAIATVLGLLGYRAMRTDALDTLAVEDLALLKGQRRRRAEGTTPLQRLARRLVPRLRRALGPARLASLQRRIDEAGRPDGLTVDGFLERVAWWLLVVTPIAVLFVLQGNLLWVPLAYVAPLVLPLSQVARAQRLRREQIDKDLPDFLDVLAVTVMAGVSFRQAMARVADRFSGPLAEEIQLTLQQVANGASVRDALDAFRRRSSSEPVAQFVSALLQSQELGAPLAASLKQIALDMRRDSGQRMRQAAARMAPRVTLVTSLVLVPAAVIFVFVGLWIGADIDFGSLTEGLG; encoded by the coding sequence ATGACCGCGGGCACGGTCCTGCTCCTCAGCGGGGGACTCGCCGCGATCGCGACGGTCCTGGGCCTGCTGGGGTACCGGGCGATGCGCACGGACGCCCTGGACACGCTCGCGGTCGAGGACCTCGCGCTGCTCAAGGGCCAGCGTCGGCGGCGCGCCGAGGGCACGACGCCGCTGCAGCGCCTCGCGCGGCGGCTGGTGCCGCGTCTGCGGCGCGCACTGGGTCCCGCGCGGCTCGCGTCGCTGCAGCGACGCATCGACGAGGCCGGGCGGCCCGACGGTCTGACCGTCGACGGCTTCCTCGAGCGCGTCGCCTGGTGGCTCCTCGTGGTCACGCCCATCGCGGTGCTGTTCGTGCTCCAGGGCAACCTGCTGTGGGTGCCGCTGGCGTACGTCGCGCCGCTCGTGCTGCCGCTCAGTCAGGTCGCACGCGCCCAGCGCCTGCGTCGTGAGCAGATCGACAAGGACCTGCCGGACTTCCTGGACGTGCTCGCGGTCACGGTCATGGCCGGCGTCAGCTTCCGGCAGGCGATGGCCCGCGTCGCGGACCGGTTCTCCGGGCCCCTGGCCGAGGAGATCCAGCTGACGCTCCAGCAGGTCGCCAACGGCGCCTCGGTGCGCGACGCGCTCGACGCCTTCCGGCGACGCAGCTCGTCCGAGCCCGTCGCGCAGTTCGTCTCGGCGCTCCTGCAGTCCCAGGAGCTCGGTGCGCCGCTCGCCGCGTCCCTCAAGCAGATCGCGCTGGACATGCGCCGCGACAGCGGGCAGCGGATGCGGCAGGCCGCGGCGCGGATGGCCCCGCGCGTCACGCTGGTCACGTCGCTCGTCCTGGTGCCGGCCGCCGTCATCTTCGTGTTCGTCGGGCTGTGGATCGGTGCGGACATCGACTTCGGCTCGCTGACCGAAGGGCTGGGATGA
- a CDS encoding AAA family ATPase has protein sequence MAGTVVIGCADQTLAYDLRSQLAEVADVEVLAVVESTAELARVVVERDPNLVLLHDQLGPEPVHQVVRDLSLRRPASVTLIVSGDSDPETLAEATDAGARGLLTYPLSFAEVQQRITNAIDWSTRLQSLLVEQTDSTAGHRALVLAITGTKGGVGATTVATHLAWDVRRELPDHRVLVIDLDLEKGDVSSLIEARHRVSVADVAKVADDLSFRTVADAILEHESGVHLLLPPEDVREASLVTPAAIRQIIGLVRQQYDLVVIDAGARVTPLQAAVVEIADEAVAVVTPDLVSLRALRRNVGWWDQLSVRKPESTWVLVNRHSRADEIQPDTVARLSPSPVLDVTLTDRGRKLERSVNSRSPEYVEDASWWQSVRAFGRAVGVGRGRAAASAPAAGEQAARGRRRRTAASDEGSASIELVGVLPTVVVVCVVVVQLAVVGLTALWTGYGASAAARAAAVHASSSELRQATQDAVPGGYHSDLRVRRDPTGREVEVSMAVPILAPGLASTPWRITIGREVVVEP, from the coding sequence ATGGCCGGGACAGTCGTCATCGGGTGCGCGGACCAGACGCTCGCGTACGACCTCCGCTCGCAGCTCGCGGAGGTGGCGGACGTCGAGGTGCTCGCCGTGGTCGAGTCGACCGCCGAGCTGGCTCGCGTCGTCGTGGAGCGCGACCCCAACCTCGTGCTGCTGCACGACCAGCTCGGTCCCGAGCCGGTCCACCAGGTCGTCCGCGACCTGAGCCTGCGTCGCCCGGCGAGCGTGACGCTCATCGTGTCGGGCGACTCCGACCCCGAGACGCTCGCCGAGGCCACCGACGCCGGGGCGCGCGGCCTGCTGACGTACCCGCTGTCGTTCGCCGAGGTGCAGCAGCGCATCACGAACGCGATCGACTGGTCGACGCGCCTGCAGTCCCTGCTGGTCGAGCAGACCGACAGCACCGCCGGCCACCGGGCGCTCGTGCTGGCGATCACGGGCACCAAGGGCGGTGTCGGCGCGACCACGGTCGCGACCCACCTCGCGTGGGACGTGCGCCGCGAGCTCCCGGACCACCGCGTCCTGGTCATCGACCTCGACCTGGAGAAGGGCGACGTGTCGAGCCTCATCGAGGCCCGGCACCGGGTGTCCGTCGCGGACGTCGCCAAGGTCGCCGACGACCTGTCGTTCCGTACGGTCGCCGACGCGATCCTCGAGCACGAGTCCGGCGTGCACCTGCTGCTGCCGCCGGAGGACGTGCGCGAGGCCTCGCTGGTGACCCCGGCGGCGATCCGCCAGATCATCGGGCTGGTGCGCCAGCAGTACGACCTCGTCGTCATCGACGCCGGCGCCCGGGTCACCCCGCTGCAGGCGGCGGTCGTCGAGATCGCCGACGAGGCGGTCGCGGTCGTGACGCCGGACCTGGTGAGCCTGCGCGCCCTGCGCCGCAACGTCGGCTGGTGGGACCAGCTGTCGGTCCGCAAGCCGGAGAGCACGTGGGTGCTGGTCAACCGGCACTCGCGCGCCGACGAGATCCAGCCCGACACCGTCGCGCGGCTCTCGCCCAGCCCGGTGCTCGACGTGACGCTGACGGACCGGGGACGCAAGCTCGAGCGCTCGGTCAACTCGCGCTCGCCCGAGTACGTCGAGGACGCCTCGTGGTGGCAGTCGGTGCGCGCGTTCGGACGCGCGGTGGGCGTCGGCCGCGGGCGCGCCGCAGCCTCGGCGCCGGCGGCCGGGGAGCAGGCCGCGCGCGGGCGCCGCCGTCGTACCGCCGCCTCCGACGAGGGCTCGGCCTCGATCGAGCTCGTCGGCGTGCTGCCGACGGTCGTCGTCGTGTGCGTCGTCGTGGTGCAGCTCGCGGTCGTCGGGCTGACGGCCCTGTGGACCGGCTACGGCGCGTCGGCCGCGGCCCGTGCGGCCGCGGTGCACGCCTCGTCGAGCGAGCTGCGGCAGGCGACGCAGGACGCCGTGCCGGGTGGGTACCACTCGGACCTGCGCGTGCGGCGCGACCCCACGGGGCGCGAGGTGGAGGTCAGCATGGCGGTGCCGATCCTGGCACCCGGGCTCGCGTCGACGCCGTGGCGGATCACGATCGGACGGGAAGTGGTGGTGGAACCATGA
- a CDS encoding ABC transporter ATP-binding protein: MRSLPLADPGTPPLRGPAAYLGWLARRQWGILLAAVTCGVVQFACQAFLPYLTGRAIDDGLEQGFGPGLLSAAGALLALGVLSAAASAVGHRFDVANWLRAAFTTSQLVGRSTARTGHAVTAELPTGEVVSAVANDALRVGDLFAVTARFIGSLTAYAAVAVLMLQVSVPLGLVVVLGLPTVAAVLGLLVKPLQRRQSAQREASGRLTTLGSDTVSGLRVLRGIGGESVFTGRYRRQSQLVRERGEHVAVTQSWLDALQVLLPGMFVIALVWLGAHMALEGTITPGQLVTTYGYAAFLGWPVQNATEFLQSATRAVVAARKVLTVLRVVPAAGAAPASVSTPPPPGSPLVDEASGVTLEAGRVVALVCADPDESARIATRMGRFDDDAEAATPVRLGGVPLRDLPLAEVRRRVVVAEAMPQLFSGSLAAGLDVRGGARREDLLDAIALADAQDVLDSVPDGLDGELPEKGRSLSGGQRQRVALARALLTQAEILVLVEPTSAVDAHTEARIAARLSDARRGRTTLVVTASPLVLDHVDEVQLVVDGALVARGTHAALLDGAAGPEVAATYRRVVGRRMDDDLPVEESFDRTDPRGPSSTDRSAVDLPTGGAA; the protein is encoded by the coding sequence GTGCGCTCACTCCCTCTCGCCGATCCCGGCACCCCGCCGCTGCGCGGCCCCGCCGCCTACCTCGGGTGGCTGGCCCGGCGCCAGTGGGGCATCCTCCTGGCGGCCGTCACCTGCGGCGTGGTCCAGTTCGCCTGCCAGGCGTTCCTGCCCTACCTGACCGGCCGGGCGATCGACGACGGCCTGGAGCAGGGCTTCGGCCCCGGCCTGCTGAGCGCCGCCGGCGCCCTGCTGGCCCTCGGCGTGCTGAGCGCGGCCGCGTCGGCCGTGGGCCACCGGTTCGACGTCGCCAACTGGCTGCGTGCGGCGTTCACGACGTCCCAGCTCGTCGGGCGGAGCACGGCGCGCACCGGGCACGCCGTGACGGCGGAGCTCCCGACGGGTGAGGTCGTGTCCGCCGTCGCGAACGACGCGCTGCGGGTCGGCGACCTGTTCGCCGTCACGGCCCGGTTCATCGGCTCGCTCACCGCGTACGCCGCCGTCGCCGTGCTCATGCTGCAGGTCTCCGTCCCGCTGGGCCTGGTCGTGGTGCTCGGCCTGCCCACGGTCGCCGCGGTCCTGGGCCTGCTGGTCAAGCCGCTGCAGCGTCGCCAGTCCGCGCAGCGCGAGGCCTCCGGGCGCCTGACGACCCTCGGCTCCGACACCGTCTCCGGGCTGCGCGTGCTGCGCGGGATCGGCGGCGAGTCGGTGTTCACCGGTCGCTACCGCCGCCAGTCGCAGCTGGTGCGCGAGCGCGGTGAGCACGTCGCGGTCACGCAGTCGTGGCTGGACGCGCTGCAGGTGCTGCTGCCCGGCATGTTCGTCATCGCGCTGGTGTGGCTGGGCGCCCACATGGCCCTCGAGGGCACCATCACGCCCGGGCAGCTCGTCACCACGTACGGCTACGCGGCGTTCCTCGGCTGGCCCGTGCAGAACGCCACCGAGTTCCTGCAGTCCGCGACGCGCGCCGTCGTGGCCGCCCGCAAGGTGCTGACCGTGCTGCGGGTCGTCCCCGCCGCCGGTGCGGCACCCGCGTCCGTCAGCACGCCCCCGCCGCCGGGCTCGCCGCTCGTGGACGAGGCGAGCGGCGTGACGCTCGAGGCCGGCCGGGTCGTCGCGCTGGTCTGCGCCGACCCGGACGAGTCCGCGCGCATCGCGACCCGGATGGGACGGTTCGACGACGACGCGGAGGCCGCGACGCCCGTGCGCCTCGGCGGGGTCCCGCTGCGCGACCTGCCGCTGGCCGAGGTGCGGCGGCGCGTCGTGGTCGCCGAGGCCATGCCGCAGCTGTTCTCCGGCTCGCTGGCCGCCGGCCTGGACGTGCGCGGCGGCGCGCGGCGCGAGGACCTGCTCGACGCGATCGCCCTCGCCGACGCCCAGGACGTGCTCGACTCCGTGCCCGACGGGCTGGACGGGGAGCTGCCGGAGAAGGGCCGGTCCCTGTCCGGCGGTCAGCGCCAGCGCGTCGCGCTCGCCCGCGCGCTGCTCACGCAGGCCGAGATCCTCGTGCTGGTCGAGCCGACCAGCGCGGTCGACGCCCACACCGAGGCGCGGATCGCCGCCCGGCTGTCCGACGCGCGCCGCGGGCGCACCACGCTCGTCGTCACCGCCAGCCCCCTGGTGCTCGACCACGTGGACGAGGTGCAGCTGGTCGTCGACGGCGCGCTCGTCGCCCGCGGCACCCACGCCGCGCTGCTCGACGGCGCGGCCGGCCCCGAGGTCGCCGCGACGTACCGCCGCGTGGTGGGCCGCCGCATGGACGACGACCTGCCCGTCGAGGAGTCGTTCGACCGCACCGACCCCCGCGGCCCGTCGTCGACGGACCGCTCCGCCGTCGACCTGCCCACCGGAGGTGCCGCATGA
- a CDS encoding SURF1 family protein, with product MADTPTSVWRAAVRPRMLVLLVVLLAAAAVCARLGVWQLERAEVRGAASAAREAERIVTADPEPLADLLAPGDTFSADLVAHKVVVTGTYDDDDTLLVTGRAHAGRTDGYLVLTPLRVPTDDGTAVLPVVRGWSATPDVAPAPAGDVEVVGWLQYAEEAGAPIVDGRTDAISAAQLLAAWGGPVYTGYLVVQTSDPTDPATAEGLEGLAPPTRAGAGLNVQNLAYAAQWWIFGLFAAGLWWRMVRDEAAGRPPLPGAAPAAGPPDDGGRQDDDRRTAQAPVEARPGA from the coding sequence GTGGCCGACACCCCGACCTCCGTGTGGCGCGCCGCGGTCCGGCCCCGGATGCTGGTGCTGCTGGTGGTGCTGCTGGCCGCCGCCGCCGTGTGCGCGCGGCTCGGCGTGTGGCAGCTCGAGCGTGCCGAGGTCCGCGGCGCGGCGTCCGCGGCGCGGGAGGCCGAGCGGATCGTCACCGCCGACCCGGAGCCGCTGGCCGACCTGCTGGCTCCGGGCGACACGTTCAGCGCCGACCTCGTGGCCCACAAGGTGGTCGTGACGGGCACCTACGACGACGACGACACCCTCCTGGTCACCGGCCGCGCGCACGCCGGGCGCACCGACGGGTACCTGGTGCTCACGCCGCTGCGGGTGCCGACGGACGACGGGACCGCCGTGCTGCCGGTCGTCCGGGGCTGGTCGGCGACGCCCGACGTCGCCCCCGCGCCCGCCGGCGACGTCGAGGTCGTCGGGTGGCTGCAGTACGCGGAGGAGGCCGGCGCGCCGATCGTCGACGGGCGCACCGACGCGATCAGCGCGGCCCAGCTCCTCGCCGCCTGGGGCGGACCGGTCTACACGGGCTACCTGGTGGTCCAGACCAGCGACCCCACCGACCCGGCCACGGCCGAGGGGCTCGAGGGCCTGGCGCCGCCGACGCGCGCGGGCGCCGGGCTCAACGTGCAGAACCTCGCCTACGCGGCGCAGTGGTGGATCTTCGGGCTGTTCGCCGCGGGGCTGTGGTGGCGGATGGTGCGTGACGAGGCCGCGGGGCGCCCACCGCTGCCGGGCGCGGCACCCGCCGCCGGTCCGCCCGACGACGGCGGGCGTCAGGACGACGACCGGCGGACCGCGCAGGCGCCGGTCGAGGCGCGACCCGGCGCCTGA
- the cpaB gene encoding Flp pilus assembly protein CpaB, with product MNPRQRRGVLFVLLAVVLAVVVFFVVASYVNNVASQVGSVVTVYRTADDMPAFATIEESSIVADEVPARWLSESARLDAEDLVGRRIGFNIAQGTLLSEDMLVPPSELSATEREIAIQVNQITGIADRVRPGDYVDIYAVFADVPGLPKQVRVLVQNVRVVSVRGSQVRLDEDSPTGEAAVVPVTLALEPNDALAVTYAAAFAQEVRLVGLPTGTGEDRTGEQGEFDAEDLGGVAVPEGSQG from the coding sequence GTGAACCCCCGCCAGCGCCGTGGCGTGCTGTTCGTCCTGCTCGCCGTCGTCCTCGCCGTCGTCGTGTTCTTCGTCGTCGCCTCCTACGTCAACAACGTCGCCAGCCAGGTCGGGTCGGTGGTGACCGTGTACCGGACGGCCGACGACATGCCGGCCTTCGCCACGATCGAGGAGTCGTCGATCGTCGCCGACGAGGTGCCGGCGCGGTGGCTGTCCGAGTCGGCCCGCCTCGACGCCGAGGACCTCGTGGGCCGCCGCATCGGGTTCAACATCGCGCAGGGCACGCTGCTGTCGGAGGACATGCTGGTGCCGCCGTCCGAGCTGTCGGCCACCGAGCGCGAGATCGCGATCCAGGTGAACCAGATCACCGGCATCGCCGACCGCGTGCGGCCCGGCGACTACGTCGACATCTACGCGGTGTTCGCCGACGTGCCCGGCCTGCCCAAGCAGGTGCGCGTGCTCGTGCAGAACGTGCGCGTGGTCTCCGTGCGCGGCAGCCAGGTGCGCCTCGACGAGGACAGCCCGACCGGTGAGGCCGCGGTCGTCCCGGTGACGCTGGCGCTCGAGCCGAACGACGCGCTCGCGGTGACGTACGCCGCCGCGTTCGCCCAGGAGGTGCGCCTCGTCGGTCTGCCGACCGGCACGGGCGAGGACCGCACCGGTGAGCAGGGTGAGTTCGACGCCGAGGACCTCGGTGGCGTCGCGGTGCCCGAGGGGAGCCAGGGCTGA
- a CDS encoding ABC transporter ATP-binding protein, producing the protein MKLPVADAATVRAYATELLGRHRRRLGGLAALHTLAAVAGLAGPLLLGRLVDAVTSGTDARYVNTLVVVGAVAVLTQTGLIRYAQRASMLFGEQVFAELREEFLETVTSLPLSVVERAGTGDLVARTTNDVNKLQHAVRFGVPRVIVAVVTITLTVVACLVIDPLVSLALFVGVPTMVIMVRWYLRRATPAYVRESAAYAVLNGTITETVEGARTVDALGLGDAREERVRDDLREAFAAERATLRLRTILFPGVDLAFVLAPVAVLVWGGYLASTGHVTLGAVTTIVLYAYQVTGPVWELIFWVDEIQVAATALARIVGVRLVGTDREAGDARPADERIATRGLRYAYREGHDVLHGIDLDLAPGERLAVVGPSGAGKSTLGRMLAGIHPPTAGTATVGGVPLVDLPLEDLRGHVALVTQEHHVFVGTVAENLRLAKVDADDDDLERALRAVDAWDWVQGLPEGAATEVGSGGTALTPAQAQQLALARLVLLDPHTLVLDEATSLLDPRAARHLERSLSAVLAGRTVVAIAHRLHTAHDADRVAVVDAGRISEIGPHDELVAAGGEYAALWRSWQHEG; encoded by the coding sequence ATGAAGCTGCCCGTCGCCGACGCGGCCACCGTCCGCGCGTACGCGACCGAGCTGCTCGGCCGGCACCGCCGCCGGCTGGGCGGCCTGGCCGCGCTGCACACGCTCGCCGCCGTCGCCGGCCTGGCCGGGCCCCTGCTGCTCGGGCGTCTCGTCGACGCCGTGACGTCGGGCACCGACGCGCGGTACGTCAACACGCTCGTCGTGGTCGGGGCGGTCGCCGTCCTCACCCAGACCGGGCTCATCCGGTACGCGCAGCGCGCCTCGATGCTGTTCGGCGAGCAGGTCTTCGCCGAGCTGCGCGAGGAGTTCCTCGAGACCGTGACGTCGCTGCCGCTGTCGGTGGTCGAGCGCGCCGGCACCGGGGACCTGGTGGCCCGCACCACCAACGACGTCAACAAGCTGCAGCACGCCGTGCGGTTCGGGGTGCCGCGGGTGATCGTCGCCGTGGTGACGATCACGCTCACGGTGGTCGCGTGCCTCGTGATCGACCCGCTCGTGTCGCTCGCGCTGTTCGTCGGCGTGCCGACGATGGTGATCATGGTGCGCTGGTACCTGCGCCGTGCCACCCCCGCGTACGTCCGGGAGTCGGCGGCCTACGCCGTGCTCAACGGCACCATCACCGAGACCGTCGAAGGGGCGCGCACCGTCGACGCCCTGGGTCTGGGGGACGCCCGCGAGGAGCGCGTGCGCGACGACCTGCGGGAGGCCTTCGCGGCCGAGCGGGCGACGCTGCGGCTGCGGACCATCCTGTTCCCCGGCGTGGACCTGGCCTTCGTGCTGGCACCCGTCGCGGTCCTGGTGTGGGGCGGGTACCTCGCGTCGACCGGTCACGTGACGCTCGGGGCGGTCACCACGATCGTGCTGTACGCCTACCAGGTCACCGGTCCGGTGTGGGAGCTGATCTTCTGGGTCGACGAGATCCAGGTGGCGGCCACCGCCCTCGCGCGCATCGTGGGCGTGCGGCTGGTCGGGACCGACCGCGAGGCGGGTGACGCGCGCCCGGCCGACGAGCGCATCGCGACCCGCGGGCTGCGGTACGCGTACCGCGAGGGCCACGACGTGCTGCACGGGATCGACCTGGACCTGGCGCCCGGTGAGCGGCTCGCGGTCGTGGGCCCGTCGGGCGCGGGCAAGTCGACGCTCGGCCGCATGCTGGCCGGCATCCACCCGCCCACGGCCGGCACCGCGACCGTCGGGGGCGTCCCGCTGGTCGACCTGCCGCTCGAGGACCTGCGGGGGCACGTCGCCCTGGTGACGCAGGAGCACCACGTCTTCGTCGGGACCGTCGCGGAGAACCTGCGGCTGGCCAAGGTCGACGCGGACGACGACGACCTCGAGCGCGCCCTGCGCGCGGTCGACGCGTGGGACTGGGTGCAAGGGCTGCCCGAGGGGGCGGCCACCGAGGTCGGGTCGGGCGGCACCGCGCTGACCCCGGCGCAGGCGCAGCAGCTCGCGCTCGCGCGCCTCGTGCTGCTCGACCCGCACACGCTCGTGCTCGACGAGGCGACGTCGCTGCTCGACCCCCGCGCCGCCCGGCACCTGGAACGGTCGCTGTCGGCGGTGCTGGCCGGGCGCACGGTGGTCGCGATCGCGCACCGGCTGCACACGGCGCACGACGCCGACCGGGTGGCCGTGGTCGACGCGGGCCGGATCAGCGAGATCGGCCCGCACGACGAGCTGGTCGCGGCGGGCGGCGAGTACGCCGCGCTGTGGAGGTCGTGGCAGCACGAGGGCTGA
- a CDS encoding DUF192 domain-containing protein, giving the protein MANSSARLFVDGREVADVVIADTWARRARGMLGRRPLPASMWFVGEAGVHGMGMTQPLDVALLDDAGRVVATTVLRPFGMTRPRRGVVDVLEAPRGSFAAWGLVVGSTLARHADDAAATGTG; this is encoded by the coding sequence ATGGCCAATTCCAGCGCTCGGCTGTTCGTGGACGGCCGCGAGGTGGCCGACGTGGTGATCGCGGACACGTGGGCGCGGCGCGCCCGCGGCATGCTCGGACGCCGTCCCCTGCCCGCCTCGATGTGGTTCGTGGGCGAGGCGGGCGTGCACGGGATGGGCATGACGCAGCCGCTCGACGTGGCCCTGCTCGACGACGCCGGACGCGTCGTCGCGACCACCGTGCTGCGCCCGTTCGGCATGACGCGGCCGCGGCGCGGCGTCGTCGACGTCCTCGAGGCACCCCGGGGCAGCTTCGCCGCGTGGGGTCTCGTCGTCGGCAGCACGCTCGCACGGCACGCCGACGACGCGGCGGCGACCGGCACGGGCTGA
- a CDS encoding CpaF family protein, which yields MSGFSDWDRRSDASPVAAGSAFARSELDEQLVSQFKRMLLDEVDLHELGRLDTGQRRVRLERVVAHLVSTEGVILTTRERNALIRRVVDESIGLGVLEPLLADETVSEIMINGHDTIYVERFGQIERVATTFATEEQLRQTIDRIVSTVNRRVDESSPMVDARLPADERMPRGARVHVVLPPLTLNGPTVTIRLFPRSYGLDELLRRGTLDAASAELLAACVRARANIIVSGGTSSGKTTFLNALSAFIQGRQRIITIEDAAELSLGQEHVVRLETRPANVEGHGQVTIRDLVRNALRMRPDRIIVGEVRGGEALDMLQAMNTGHEGSLATVHANSTVDALIRLETLASMSDVDVPFHALRDQVNNAIDIVVQLLRGADGTRRVVEIGWVASKHREDFEVQPIMRWDPEAQGPTGTPGRFVLHPIPQRLLDRLRIAGEAIGRAAVPPQAVPSVAEPQDVPAAAEAQDEVAAS from the coding sequence ATGAGCGGCTTCTCCGACTGGGACCGCCGGTCCGACGCGAGCCCCGTCGCCGCGGGGTCGGCGTTCGCGCGCAGCGAGCTCGACGAGCAGCTCGTCTCGCAGTTCAAGCGCATGCTGCTCGACGAGGTCGACCTGCACGAGCTCGGCCGGCTCGACACCGGCCAGCGGCGCGTGCGGCTCGAGCGGGTCGTGGCGCACCTGGTGTCGACCGAGGGCGTCATCCTCACGACGCGGGAGCGCAACGCCCTGATCCGGCGGGTCGTCGACGAGTCCATCGGCCTGGGCGTCCTCGAGCCGCTGCTCGCGGACGAGACGGTGTCCGAGATCATGATCAACGGGCACGACACCATCTACGTGGAGCGGTTCGGCCAGATCGAGCGCGTGGCGACCACCTTCGCGACCGAGGAGCAGCTGCGTCAGACCATCGACCGCATCGTCTCGACGGTCAACCGGCGCGTCGACGAGTCGAGCCCGATGGTCGACGCGCGCCTGCCCGCCGACGAGCGCATGCCGCGCGGGGCGCGCGTGCACGTCGTCCTGCCGCCGCTGACGCTCAACGGTCCGACCGTCACGATCCGTCTCTTCCCGCGCTCGTACGGTCTGGACGAGCTGCTGCGCCGCGGCACGCTCGACGCCGCCAGCGCCGAGCTGCTCGCCGCGTGCGTCCGCGCGCGCGCCAACATCATCGTCTCGGGCGGTACCTCCTCGGGGAAGACGACCTTCCTCAACGCGCTGTCCGCGTTCATCCAGGGTCGCCAGCGCATCATCACGATCGAGGACGCCGCCGAGCTCTCGCTCGGGCAGGAGCACGTGGTCCGGCTCGAGACGCGACCGGCCAACGTCGAGGGCCACGGCCAGGTGACGATCCGCGACCTCGTGCGCAACGCGCTGCGCATGCGGCCCGACCGCATCATCGTCGGCGAGGTCCGCGGCGGCGAGGCGCTCGACATGCTGCAGGCGATGAACACCGGCCACGAGGGCTCGCTCGCCACCGTGCACGCCAACTCCACGGTCGACGCGCTGATCCGCCTCGAGACGCTCGCGTCGATGAGCGACGTCGACGTGCCGTTCCACGCGCTGCGCGACCAGGTGAACAACGCGATCGACATCGTCGTGCAGCTGCTGCGCGGCGCGGACGGCACGCGGCGCGTCGTCGAGATCGGGTGGGTCGCGTCGAAGCACCGCGAGGACTTCGAGGTCCAGCCGATCATGCGCTGGGACCCCGAGGCCCAGGGCCCGACGGGCACACCGGGGCGCTTCGTCCTGCACCCCATCCCGCAGCGGCTGCTCGACCGGCTGCGCATCGCCGGCGAGGCGATCGGCCGTGCCGCGGTCCCGCCGCAGGCCGTGCCGTCCGTCGCCGAGCCGCAGGACGTGCCGGCCGCCGCCGAGGCGCAGGACGAGGTGGCCGCGTCGTGA